The Arachidicoccus terrestris genome includes the window CTCCCACGCCTTTAGCCAGCTTTTTAATAAAAGCGGTTCCATCTGTCGGCCAGCCTAACATTGTAGCATAGAGTGTCTCTCCTTTTTGGGTAAACCGAAAATCATGGGGACCAAAGGGTTTTCCTTTGCCTTCATTGAACCCTTGGGCGCTCAATGGCGCCGCTGACTCAATGGCTGGCCCTTCTCCGTAATATTTCCATGGACGCGTACAATAGATACTTTCGCTGTTTATCGCCATCCAATCTCCGATAGCTTCAACGATTTTTCTTTCTTTATCATCAATCGTTCCATTACCACGGACAGGTATATTGAGCATCAGATTCCCATTTTTACTCACGACGTCCACCAAGATATGAATGACAGTTTTAGCGCTTTTATAGCCGTTATTGTCATAAAGTCGGCGATCATAATGCCAGTTGCCAATACAGGTGTCTGTCTGCCAAGGGAGTGGTTCAATTTCATTGCTCTGCCCTCGTTCGATATCCCAGATCATACATTTGCGCTGCTGTTCATCCAGGATCTTACCCGTGACGACTCCGGTCAATTTACCATTGTCTTTAATGGACTTATTATAAAGGTGCGCCGCGATTCGAAGCCCCTTGTCATTTATGGGATGAAAAGGAAGAACCGTATCATCAAAGTAGACCAATTCCGGGTTATACTTATCAATCAGTTCTATGGTACGTTTATAAAACTTTTCACAGTAAGCCGCTGAAGGAGGTGTGACCCCATTTCCCCAGTTCCACTGTTTGTGGATCATGCCGTTGTCCTGGCTGTTCTCACTCAGCGGATGGTTTTGTGCATATAGGTCCGATTTAGGGTCATACTCATACCACCATTTTCCGACTCCTTGCTTTTTGTCTATACGCCCATCATAAGGAAC containing:
- a CDS encoding alpha-L-fucosidase gives rise to the protein MERRTVIKTLAAALPGLFFVKKGTALKGLGNFGEDLIANGPFKPNWDSLQQYKVPQWFRDAKFGIWAHWGPQCEPEHGDWYARGMYEEGSDDYNFHCKKYGHPSKFGFKDVINSWKADQWDPEELVSLYKKAGAKYFMALANHHDNFDLYDSSYQPWNATKFGPRKDLIAGWAKAAKNNGLIFGVSVHAAHAWSWYETAQRADKSGPLKDVPYDGRIDKKQGVGKWWYEYDPKSDLYAQNHPLSENSQDNGMIHKQWNWGNGVTPPSAAYCEKFYKRTIELIDKYNPELVYFDDTVLPFHPINDKGLRIAAHLYNKSIKDNGKLTGVVTGKILDEQQRKCMIWDIERGQSNEIEPLPWQTDTCIGNWHYDRRLYDNNGYKSAKTVIHILVDVVSKNGNLMLNIPVRGNGTIDDKERKIVEAIGDWMAINSESIYCTRPWKYYGEGPAIESAAPLSAQGFNEGKGKPFGPHDFRFTQKGETLYATMLGWPTDGTAFIKKLAKGVGVGVVKSVQLLGVDNKLQFEQTTEGLKVELSDPGSLKEAFVFKISGAIV